Proteins encoded in a region of the Nocardia asteroides genome:
- a CDS encoding TetR/AcrR family transcriptional regulator translates to MAVAVRERGYQDSTVADVVRQARTSRRTFYEHFTSKQDCFIALLSEHHKEMIQRIDAAVDPCMPWRTQIRQAIEAWIATAREEPSLTLSWIRVVPALGDATRQLQREVGDAFVALIQKLADTPEFAAAGLRPPSRQVATILFGGFRELIATTVEDGDDIAGIVDVAVESAIALVGPHL, encoded by the coding sequence ATGGCCGTGGCGGTGCGCGAACGCGGTTACCAGGACTCGACCGTCGCCGACGTGGTCCGCCAAGCCCGCACCTCGCGCCGCACCTTCTACGAGCACTTCACCAGCAAACAGGACTGCTTCATCGCCCTGCTGTCCGAGCACCACAAGGAGATGATCCAGCGGATCGATGCCGCGGTCGACCCCTGCATGCCATGGCGCACCCAGATCCGCCAAGCCATCGAAGCCTGGATAGCCACCGCGCGAGAAGAGCCTTCCCTCACCCTCAGTTGGATCCGTGTCGTGCCGGCCCTCGGTGACGCCACGCGCCAGTTGCAGCGCGAGGTCGGCGACGCGTTCGTCGCATTGATCCAAAAGCTCGCCGACACACCTGAATTCGCCGCCGCCGGACTGCGGCCGCCATCCCGCCAGGTGGCGACGATCCTCTTCGGCGGCTTCCGGGAACTGATCGCCACCACCGTGGAAGACGGCGACGACATCGCGGGCATCGTCGACGTGGCGGTCGAATCCGCGATCGCGCTGGTCGGCCCGCACCTCTAG
- a CDS encoding carbohydrate-binding module family 14 protein: MRLARILALSAGALLLGSGLTLAAGSSAGAEGVGLDVAAFSCPQPDGLFPHPEDVTRYVECSNNIATVQSCPSGLHWNRNGQYCDWPSSAGAVADEYQSGQGSARHRS, encoded by the coding sequence GTGCGACTCGCCCGTATCCTCGCTCTGTCCGCCGGTGCGCTGCTGCTCGGTTCCGGTCTCACGCTCGCCGCCGGGTCCTCGGCCGGCGCGGAGGGCGTTGGACTCGACGTCGCCGCCTTCAGCTGTCCCCAGCCCGACGGCCTCTTCCCGCACCCAGAGGACGTGACGAGGTACGTTGAGTGCTCGAACAACATCGCGACCGTTCAATCGTGTCCGTCCGGCCTGCATTGGAACCGGAATGGCCAGTACTGCGACTGGCCGTCCAGCGCGGGGGCGGTGGCTGACGAATACCAATCCGGCCAAGGCTCGGCCCGGCATCGGTCTTAA